One genomic segment of Deltaproteobacteria bacterium includes these proteins:
- a CDS encoding YjbQ family protein, translating into MTHQQRLTVQAPQSGLFDITARIREVVEKANIQCGMCHVFVQHTSCSLVIQENADPSARQDLENWLARLAPENDPLYTHTLEGPDDMPAHLRAAVTHTSENIPIVDGALGLGTWQGLYLWEHRRHTSPRQIVVTIMGE; encoded by the coding sequence ATGACCCATCAACAACGACTTACCGTCCAAGCACCGCAATCTGGGCTTTTCGATATAACTGCTCGCATTCGTGAAGTGGTTGAAAAAGCCAATATCCAATGCGGGATGTGCCACGTTTTTGTTCAGCACACGAGCTGCTCTTTGGTGATCCAAGAAAATGCTGATCCATCAGCTCGCCAAGATTTAGAAAACTGGCTCGCAAGGCTCGCTCCGGAAAACGACCCGCTTTACACCCATACACTAGAGGGTCCAGATGATATGCCGGCGCATCTTCGCGCGGCGGTTACTCATACGTCAGAAAACATTCCAATTGTTGATGGTGCGCTGGGCCTTGGTACTTGGCAGGGGCTCTACTTGTGGGAACACCGGCGACACACAAGCCCAAGACAAATTGTTGTCACAATTATGGGTGAATGA